Proteins found in one Paenibacillus borealis genomic segment:
- the cmk gene encoding (d)CMP kinase encodes MDRQGTHTYDRINVAIDGPAGAGKSTVARLVARELSYIYVDTGAMYRAITWYMIREGISAEEHELVDQIVQGMNIDLLPEKDVQKVLINGEDMTPHIRSLQVSGQVSQYSKIEGVRSRLSQLQRQMALRKGVVMDGRDIGTTVLPDAEVKIFMTASVEERALRRYKELKDTETVTLQQLEHDIAARDRLDEGREISPLRRAEDAVLLDTTHMDISQAVEAIVSHCRTYVDGERNHL; translated from the coding sequence TTGGACAGGCAGGGGACACATACTTACGACAGAATTAACGTCGCCATCGACGGACCTGCCGGGGCAGGCAAGAGTACTGTAGCCCGATTGGTAGCACGGGAGTTGTCTTACATTTATGTGGACACGGGTGCGATGTACCGGGCAATCACCTGGTATATGATTCGTGAAGGCATATCTGCGGAGGAACATGAACTGGTGGATCAGATCGTCCAGGGCATGAATATTGATCTTCTTCCGGAGAAAGACGTGCAGAAAGTGTTGATTAATGGGGAAGACATGACCCCGCATATCCGGAGTCTTCAGGTCAGCGGCCAAGTGTCGCAGTATTCGAAGATCGAGGGTGTCAGATCCAGACTCAGTCAATTGCAGCGCCAGATGGCGCTCCGCAAGGGAGTCGTAATGGATGGCCGGGATATCGGTACGACCGTGCTGCCGGATGCCGAAGTGAAGATTTTCATGACGGCAAGTGTGGAGGAGCGTGCTCTCCGTCGTTACAAGGAACTGAAGGATACGGAAACAGTGACTCTCCAGCAGCTTGAACATGATATTGCAGCGCGGGACCGTCTTGATGAGGGCCGTGAGATTTCACCGCTGCGCCGTGCCGAAGACGCTGTTCTTCTGGATACGACCCATATGGATATCAGTCAGGCCGTGGAAGCCATCGTCTCCCACTGCAGAACTTATGTTGACGGGGAGAGAAATCATCTATGA